In a single window of the Papaver somniferum cultivar HN1 chromosome 8, ASM357369v1, whole genome shotgun sequence genome:
- the LOC113305812 gene encoding uncharacterized protein LOC113305812, producing the protein MNASLLSDSDPENIELLDMLVTARGKHEIASQQYNTLMQAKSRVKWVKGGGANTVFFHANMRVRQAQNVVSEIEDNDVLTEEDNVMMDAVPSCMEIKNVVFGMDANSSPGPDGFPRSIYKFAWDVVGQDLVGAIQYCWRCRFIPKGLNSNFLFLLPKVKGAKKADQFRPIGLANFSFKVITRIVTTRLSSLVTKLVSCQQGAFIKAYDSLRWEFLFEVLSRFGFSEEGINWLRILFISAKISALVNGGPCGFVGFSRGLRQGDPLSPILFVIAEEVLSRNLTQMVQEGKIQAVVQRNGQVINKRKSKCFIGGTTDVRRKSIAEHLQMELYEFPDKYLGVILNPGRVKVHQVWGILEMMQDMLASWKAANSSINWSNSVDELEGPYSEKIIRNFLWTEDPATKKLVTVKCEEVNAHISDGGLGIRRLEVVNNALLMKLTWRIMTEDEEWTRFMRDKFMNKKGEWTKSYKQSSIWSGLKWVIQDVDDGSRWMVGNGRSI; encoded by the exons ATGAATGCATCTTTATTATCTGATTCTGATCCTGAAAATATTGAATTGTTGGATATGCTTGTTACAGCCAGAGGAAAGCATGAAATAGCTTCTCAACAATATAATACTTTGATGCAAGCTAAATCAAGAGTTAAATGGGTAAAGGGTGGAGGTGCAAATACTGTTTTTTTCCATGCAAATATGAGAGTAAGACAAGCTCAAAATGTAGTTTCTGAGATAGAAGATAATGATG TACTTACCGAAGAAGATAATGTTATGATGGATGCAGTTCCTTCATGCATGGAGATTAAAAATGTTGTTTTTGGTATGGATGCTAATAgctctcctggtccagatggattccCTAGAAGTATTTATAAATTTGCTTGGGATGTTGTGGGACAAGATTTGGTAGGTGCTATACAGTATTGCTGGAGATGCAGATTCATTCCAAAGGGGCTAAACTCAAATTTTCTATTTCTCTTACCAAAAGTGAAAGGTGCAAAAAAAGCTGATCAATTTAGACCAATTGGATTGGCTAACTTCAGTTTTAAAGTGATTACTAGAATTGTCACTACAAGACTAAGCAGCTTAGTGACTAAACTAGTATCATGTCAGCAAGGTGCATTTATAAAG GCTTATGATTCATTGAGATGGGAGTTTCTTTTTGAGGTACTAAGCAGATTTGGATTCTCAGAAGAGGGGATAAATTGGTTGAGAATTTTATTCATTTCAGCAAAAATATCAGCGCTAGTAAATGGAGGTCCTTGTGGTTTTGTTGGATTCAGTAGAGGGTTGAGACAAGGAGACCCACTTTCTCCCATTCTTTTTGTGATTGCTGAAGAAGTTTTGAGTAGAAATTTAACTCAAATGGTGCAAGAAGGAAAAATTCAGGCAGTGGTGCAAAGAAATG GACAAGTAATCAATAAACGAAAAAGTAAGTGCTTTATTGGAGGAACAACTGATGTCAGAAGGAAAAGCATTGCTGAACATCTGCAAATGGAACTTTATGAATTTCCTGATAAATATCTTGGAGTGATCCTCAATCCTGGAAGAGTGAAAGTTCATCAAGTTTGGGGGATATTGGAGATGATGCAGGATATGTTGGCTAGTTGGAAAG cggctaatTCGTCAAttaactggtctaatagcgttgacgagcttgagggtccttacagtgaGAAAATAATTAGGAATTTCTTATGGACTGAGGACCCTGCTACAAAAAAGTTAGTCACGGTAAAGTGtgaagaggttaatgctcatatTTCAGATGGAGGTTTGGGAATTAGAAGATTGGAGGTGGTGAATAACGCCTTATTAATGAAGCTGACATGGAGGATCATGACTGAGGATGAGGAGTGGACAAGATTCATGAGGGATAAATTCATGAACAAGAAAGGAGAATGGactaaatcatataaacaatccTCAATTTGGTCTGGTTTAAAATGGGTAATTCAAGATGTAGATGATGGATCCAGATGGATGGTGGGGAATGGAAGAAGCATTTAA
- the LOC113302187 gene encoding uncharacterized protein LOC113302187, translating to MAALELIFSHARRHCTRYPPSHLSLLFSRSSSSSHQHSLTGDLGFCKSPSSFLGFHRYSSSSTNGESDTTPSTPTQSVPIKPVSYAVKPKDPSKNHENISKAPEIRRERVITRTAPVDGPIKPVSYDVKPSAESEAIEGTNVESRDWTREDIRYVKDLQSVTPTSYPIKVAPLPEDRASTTGDEENQQLDQERRKIENLYRIRRSLNVQKEEIQVPFPTLIRAEKNKPKVVLDLQEAIREVKASAKRNFVETVEVHVNLGVDPRRGNQMVRGAVTLPHGTGKTVRVAVFAEGSDADEAKEAGADVVGGDELIEEIRKGGGKLNFDKCIATPIFMPRLGKIARILGPRGLMPNPKLGSVTSDVSAAVKDAKRGRVDFKLDKTAIVHAGLGKVTLSEESLRENIGAFVNALLVAKPVGLKKTSKYVGYVKGFTLCSTMGPGFPVSIQSLSLAADNYNKLKLQ from the exons ATGGCGGCCTTAGAACTGATTTTCTCTCATGCCCGTCGTCACTGCACTAGATATCCACCGTCTcatctctctctccttttctcccgctcatcttcatcttcacacCAGCATTCTCTCACTGGagatttagggttttgtaaatcGCCATCTTCATTTCTAGGGTTTCATAGGTATTCATCATCTTCTACAAATGGAGAATCAGATACAACTCCCTCAACTCCAACTCAGTCTGTACCAATTAAACCAGTTTCTTATGCTGTAAAACCTAAGGATCCATCTAAAAATCATGAGAATATTTCTAAGGCTCCAGAAATCAGAAGGGAGAGGGTGATCACAAGGACAGCTCCTGTGGATGGACCAATCAAACCAGTTTCTTATGATGTAAAACCATCTGCAGAGAGTGAAGCGATAGAGGGAACAAATGTAGAATCAAGGGATTGGACAAGAGAAGATATTCGATATGTTAAGGATCTTCAATCAGTGACACCTACTTCTTATCCAATAAAAGTAGCACCACTTCCAGAAGATAGGGCTTCTACTACAGGTGATGAAGAGAATCAGCAGTTGGATCAAGAGAGGAGAAAAATTGAAAATCTGTATCGAATACGTAGATCTCTAAATGTTCAAAAAGAGGAGATTCAAGTACCTTTTCCAACACTTATTAGAGCTGAGAAGAATAAGCCCAAGGTTGTTCTTGATCTTCAAGAAGCTATTAGAGAAGTCAAG GCTAGTGCAAAGCGGAATTTTGTCGAAACTGTTGAAGTACATGTAAATTTGGGTGTTGATCCACGCCGCGGAAACCAG ATGGTTCGTGGTGCTGTAACTCTTCCCCATGGAACTGGAAAG ACTGTCCGGGTAGCTGTTTTTGCGGAAGGGTCTGATGCAGATGAAGCAAAGGAAGCAGGAGCAGATGTTGTTGGAGGAGATGAACTTATTGAGGAAATTCGGAAAG GAGGTGGTAAGCTCAACTTTGACAAGTGTATAGCAACTCCCATTTTTATGCCTCGTCTCGGAAAG ATAGCAAGAATTCTGGGGCCGCGTGGTCTGATGCCAAACCCCAAG CTAGGTTCTGTGACAAGTGATGTCTCCGCAGCAGTGAAAGATGCTAAACGTGGTCGAGTTGATTTTAAACTTGACAAAACTGCTATTGTTCATGCAGGTCTTGGAAAG GTGACACTGTCTGAGGAGTCTCTCCGCGAAAATATTGGTGCTTTTGTGAATGCCCTTTTGGTGGCAAAGCCTGTGGGTCTGAAAAAGA CATCCAAGTATGTTGGGTATGTGAAGGGCTTCACACTGTGCAGCACG ATGGGTCCTGGATTTCCAGTTTCCATACAGTCACTATCATTGGCAGCAGATAATTATAACAAGTTAAAACTTCAATGA